The Bacteroidia bacterium genomic interval TGAAGTTCACATCTTTGGGATCAAAATAGGCCAATGCCGGACGAGGCCTTCCTTCTCCTTCTGGCATAATGAAACAGCCTCCCACGATATGGCTGCAGTGCGAGATACCCGAACCCCAGGACCATTTTCCATTTACGATGATTCCCCCTTCTACTTTTTTAGCCCTACCTGCCGGAGCTGCCCAACCGCCTGTTTGTGAATGGGTGTCTCCAAAAATCTCCTTCGCAGATTGCGAAGGCAGGTATCCAGCACCCAAAGAGGCTGTTCCGGTTACACAGATCACCCAGCCCAAAGAACCATTGTAATAGGAGCTGGACTCTATGGCTTCCATCAGGGCAAATATATCCGATTGATACCCACCATGGATTTTGGCAGTCCAAAGTCGGATCACTCCCGTTTCCCGAACGGCTTTCATAAGGTCATCCGGTAAACAGCGTGCGGCTTCGATTTCTTCTCTTCGCTCTTCAGCCTCTTTCGCTTGTTTGATAAGGGCTTCTTTTATTTCAGGGGCTAATAGCTGCATCTGACTAGCTTTTAACGATGTAGCCAATACCCGGATCAACCTTTCCTTTCGCCATATCCACAAAGAGTTTCTCCAATTCGCCATACTCCTCTATGAATTGGATCTTTATCCAGTTCTTTGCCTGGCTAATGAATTTTCCCATATTCTGGGCAATTGCAGTATTCGCTTTCACTGGGCCCCATTCCTTGAAGAGTTTCTGGGCATAGGTAGGTGCAAAGAAAAATTTAGCCTGTGATAAGCCTAAATCTGCTACGCCTGTTTGCCAATCAGTCAAGCCTATCATCGAAATAAACTTCAGCTTTTCTCCCAATTGTTTGTCAATACCTTGTAGAAGCTTTCCATTGCCTGCCATATCCACAATGAGGCTATCCTCATCTGCCAGTTCTTCCCCCACATTGCCATACTCAATCACCGCATCATAGAATCCTGTACCTTTGACAAAGTCCACATTCCTTCCTGAAGTAAGGCCTATGATTTGCTTGCCATGTTCTCCCTGATGCTCATGAAGCAGATAAGCTAATCCCAAAGCAGTCTTGGAAGAAGCACTGCTAATGATGATCTGATTTACCCCAAAGAATGCTTCTTCTTTTAAAAATTGATAATTCAAAAAAGATGTTGCGAAAAGGGGACGGATGATCGGAATATAATCCTCTACCGCTTCTATATAGGTCGGATCAGACTTTAACCGATTGTAATAGTTATAAATGGGAGGCAAAGCCTGCCTGTGATCGGCAGCATCTATAAAGCCATACTCATTAAGTTTTCCTATTGTAACCGTCAGTTCCTCTGCCATGGGAAAATAACCATATACTTTTTCGCCAACTTCCAAGCCCTCATGCCCACTTTCTACCACCTCCGCAAATCCCCAAACCGGAACAATGCCCCACTCCTCATCAACGGGAAAGAAATTCCAATAACCGATCCGGTAACCAGTCACCGCATAGGTAACATTATTACTGGTAAGTGCATATTTCAGGAGTTTCAAACGAACCTGTCCCGGGGCGAGGGAAGGACTTTCGATTTCCCGAGTTTGCGTCGAGAGGATATTCTTTTTATTAACGAGGATTTGATTGTGGGGCATATTACTGTTTTTTTGAGTGATCGACTGTATAGGTGAAGATACTTGATTATTTGGGGATGAAGGCATAAACAGGTTTAATAAGCAAAGAGGGGATCGCAGATTACGAACCCCTCTTTGCTATTAGTGAGATGTTACCTTATTTCCCCACAGCCTCAAACAAATCTACTGCTTTGGCTTCCGAATTAAATCTCCCTCCCAGAAGGTAAAAATTCCAGGGATCATAAATCCTTCGGTAGGCATAGGCTGCCAGCTCCAGTCTATCTGCATCATTCTTAAAAATCTCCATACACTCTCCAAGCTCATTGACATTGAAGCAATAGGTATCGAAAAGGGTTTTGGCAAAACGAAGGCGCTCTGAATCAAATCGCTTGGAAATGATGCCGCGCTTATGGGTATCAAATTCGGATTTGCTCAGGATGATGGTACAACCCAGGTCGCGACTGCTGGTATATTCTTCTTCATCAGGTCTTGGACGCTCCTCGAGAAACTTATCGAGCTTCGAAATATCTCTCCGCTTCAATTCCTGATAAGCTGCATAGTAATTGGCAGGATCATAAACATAATCATAGCCATAATACAGCAGCTCCATTTTGCCATTATTTAAACGAACCTGCTCCACAACTTCCCGAAACTGTTCCGCTCGCATATTGTTACTTCTGACAAATTCCTTGGCTGTCGCAACCCGAGCCTGATCCGTATTGTAGGAAGCCAGAACTTCTACAGCTCTTCTTAACTCAGAAGGACTGAGCAATTCTCGCTGGCCTTCAACATCTGCTCGAATGGAAAAAGTTCGTTCTCTTACAAATGATTCCAGCCGATCACGATAAACCTGTCCTTGCATATAGGGAGCCAGGTTTTTATAGTTCTCGATATCAAAACAGTAATAAAAACCCAAACGCAGGAGATCATATTCCAGGCTGGGATTAGTAAAGAGTTCCATCAATTGGAAAAGATAAGGAGTTGCCAGGCATTGATCGGCAACAGTTGTTCGGAATTTTTCAAACCGAAGTTTCTCCGAACGAATCCTTGCGATAGAAGCTTTATATTCCTCAAAGTCCAGTTCTGACATGGGCTGATCGCAAAAGCTTTCTCCCTCATATTGCCTGATTACCAGCCTTACATCTGTAAGCATGCGATTTTGGGCAGGAGAAATCAAAGGGAATAAACCCAGAAAGAAAAGGAGGCTAAATAATTTATTCATGAATAGGATGGTGTTTTTGCATTATTAACGTTCAGGCAATGCCTTGTATTTTTTAGACTGATTTACTAAATAAAAGACACCCGAACTAAAAAAAGTAGAATTGACTGGATAGAAAAAACTAAAATTATTACTTTTAAGGGTGTTTTTAGGCCCATCATGCCAAATCTTTATAGCATTATAGACATTGAGACCACAGGTGGCAATCCGAAAGTGGATCGGATCACCGAAATTGCAATTTTTTTGCATGATGGAGAGAAGGTGATTGATTCTTTCATTTCTCTGGTCAATCCGATGATGCCTATTCCGGATTTCATCAGCCGTATGACCGGAATTGACAATGAAATGGTCAGTGAGGCACCCAAGTTCTATGAGATTGCCCGGCAGGTGGTAGAAATGACCGAAGGCTCAATATTCGTCGCTCATAATGTGCGTTTCGACTACAGCTTTATTCAAAAAGAATTTCGGCAGCTGGGCTATACCTATTCCCGCAAACAACTCTGCACGGTCAAGCTGGCCCGCAAGCTTATGCCTGGAGATACTTCGTATAGCCTGAAAAATCTCTGCAAAAGGTTAGGTATCACCAATGAGGCATCTCACCGTGCCTGGGGAGATGCACGTGCGACCACTACGCTTTTTGAGATCTTACTGCAAAAAGAAAAAGAGTCTTTTACCGAAGAGCTCATCAGCCAGGAACTTTCTATTTCCAAACTTCCTCCCAATATCTCCAAATCAGTAGTTGATGGCTTGCCCGAGGAAACCGGTGTCTACTATTTCCTCGGAAAAAATGCCGAAATCCTCTATGTAGGCAAGAGCAATAACATCCGTAAGCGGATTTATTCCCATTTCCAGGGTGCACACAAGGCCATTCGCAGTATGCAAATGCTGGATCAGATACATGATATCAGTTATGAATTGACGGGTAGTGAATTGATCGCCTTATTGTTGGAGAATGAGGAGATAAAACGCATTCAACCTCATTTCAACCGAGCCCAGAGGAGAAAGCAATACAAATTTGGTGTTTACACCCGAGCCAATAAAAAAGGATATCTGGAATTCTATGTAGATCCTTATGACGAAGAAAAGTATCCGATAGCCGGCTTTTCAGGCAGGGCACATGCTTTATCCTCCCTCAAAAGAAGAGGGAAAAAATATGAACTTTGCCCCAAACTATACGGCCTGGAAAAAGGGCCTGGCAGATGCTTTCACCACCAACTGCATATCTGCAGAGGTGCCTGTTGTGGAGAAGAACATGCCGAAAGCTATAATGAACGTGTCCGACTAGCCATACAGGAAATCAACTATGGCAAAAACAATTTGGGAGATTTTCTCATAGTAGGAGAGGGGAGAAATTATGACGAACGCTCAATCGTCATGGTACAAAAAGGACTCTATAAAGGCTATGCATATGTGGATGCCAGCTATATGCAACAGGGCCTTGACACCTTGATCGATTCTATTACGTACAAAGATGAGACACCTGATGTACAGCGAATTATTCAAGGGTATATAAAAAAACACCCCAAAGAAGTCGTCAGGATTTCCTAATTTGATAACTTTTCGGAGACCACTTTTGCCCATTTGTAAGGCAGTCCTAATACAAATCTTTTTCTTCTCTCAACCTTTTCAATAGAATTTTTATGAAAAAGTTTTTGTAGAGGGTTTCTTGCTCGTCGGTCTTTTTTTAGGCCAGAATAAATAAATAAATAACAGAGAACAGAGACCAATAGTATATAAAAGAATAATATATTGATCACGCCTAATTCCTCAATCCTTTTTACTAAAAAATAAAGAGGTAAAATGCCTGCGAATTCTAACACCAAAAATATTACCAGAAAAATTATAGTATCTTCTCCAGAAGATAAATTTATATTAAAATCCTCATCCTTTTGAAGAATATAAAAAATTAATGAACTAAATAGAATAAAAGATGTAACGCAAAAAATACTCGATATATTAAGTTCAAAAGAGAAAAATTCATCAAATACAAACCAAGCTAGAGGTGATAAGATTACAAAGGGGAAAAAATAAATTAAAAATTCTCTGAAATTATTTCGAAACTCATGAATGGGTGGAGATTCTAAGCTAAAATAAACAACTGCTATAGCGAGACAGATTATGAAATTAATTATTAAAATTGTGTAGTTGTCAAAATTATAGTCTAGAAATTGAAAAGTCTGTTTATTCATAAATGGAACCAAAGGAATAACAATTAGGAGCCCCAGAGCACTAACTGAACCATCCATTCCTTTCAAATTACTTTTTAGGATAAGATATATCATCAGAACCACCCCTATACTTCCTAAAAGACAGAGCATCATAGCAAAACTAAAATCAGAAAAGGGATAGAAATTTTTCGCTTCTCCAATAATTTGCCATAACATAAGTCCAAAGGCCGAAAATATCGTGAATAAAAAACCAAAATACTCAAAGCTCTTTTTAAATTTATATTTTGTTGGGTAAAATACATTCTTCCAATCTTCCTCATCAGGTATTATATCGCTCTGAGATAAGATTTTCACCAGCTCGTATTGGCTTCCCGGTCTTAGACAATGAAATAGTCTATTCCATGATTTGAAATCACTAAAAAGATTTGCGAGTGGTTGAATATGTTTTGCAATCAATTGGGGATCAACTAATTGAGAATCCATTGAAAATCCTTCCCTAGAATTAATCTTTAGTATTTGAGGATTTATCTCGCTTACAATTATATTTAACTTTTCCTCAACTATTTTCCCTTCCCCGTCAGATAAGTTTTTCAATTTTGAGCCCTGAGAAGCTATAATACATAGAGGGATTGATAATCTTTCGTCTATATTATATGAACCCTCGAGAGAGTTTGTAAATTCATCTGTCGAACTATGAATTAAAAAAGATACTCTTCCGACAATTAGACCTAGAATGTCATTAGCAGACTTTTGGAATGGTTTCCACACCCATTCAAATATTTCTACATCCAAAGGAACAGTCAATACAACCTCTCTTAGTGATTCTTCAACATATGAATCCCTAATTAGGTCTCCCAATGCCCATGCAGCATGGAATTTAATATTATCAATTTCTGACCAAAGTAATACAACTAGGTTTATAGCGGAATTTACTGTGCCTACTTTATATAGTGCTTCTACAGACCAATTTTGCCCATTTTTTGCTTGCTCAACTAAATAAGGAACGGACAAATTCCCCATCGCAACTAAATAAGGTCTATATCTCTGATTATTCTTAGTAGAATTACTTAATACTTTTGCCGCTTGTGGTAAATTTGTCATAGATAGAACCCTAGCAGCAGCATTTCCTTTTTCAATTGAGGTACTGGCTCCATCTATTATTTCATTTAGCTTTTTAAATAAGCTTTTACCTCGAGGCCGTGAATCAGCGCCAACAGTTGAAAGTCCTCTTTCAATAGCGTCTGAATCAGTCCGCAGTGTCCCTAATAAATCTATATAGTCATTCAATAACTTTTCAGAGACACTCGCTTGAATTTGCTGAGCATTCCCTAAACATTCTAACGCAACAATTGGATAATCCTTAATAATTTTTTGGATGAATTTGGTGCAATCTTGATCAAGACCACACCATAACTTTACAATTTCTCTCCAAGCGCTAGGATCAGCGTTGAATTTTTTAATTAGTTCATCCCCTTTACCCTTCAGATCCTGTGCAACAAAAAACTCTTGCAGAGTCAAATGAGTAAATTGATATCTAGTTCCGGCATCAAGCTTAATAAGGAGACCGCTCCGATCAACAATTTCATCAAGAATTGCTTGAGCATGTGTCTCTGGCAAATTCAATGAAGGAAGTATTATCTTTATTTTTGCTAGCACAGATTCTAGGGGAATACTTCTTCTGTCCTTGCTTTCATTTAATGCTCTATCTTGGAAAAAGTGAGCCAACGCCTGTAAAACAAGCTTTTTCTGAGGAGTAGTAAACTTATTTCTGTTTCCTTTGTATTGATCCCATTGATCTAAAAGTAAGTCTGTGGCCCTCTGATAAAATTCAGATCTGGAATGAGGTAAAATGAAGGTAGTATCACAGTATAGATAAGCAACTATAGTTAGCATTAGGGGGTTCCTAGCCAATGCCATTATTCTAGGCCTTTCTTCAATATTTTGTATAAGATTATCAACAGATTTTCCTTCAGGCATTTCAGGTTTCCATGCTAACAAAAAATTCTGAATTTGCTTATCATCAAATTCTACTATTTCTAATTGCCGATCATTCCAATCTGCAAACTCTCCATGATATACCGCGGATCGGCATGAGACTACAACCCTACATCCAGGTCCAATTTGAATAAAATCTTTTAATTGTTGAGCAACTTCATCTCGAATTTCTTGGTTCACCTCATCTAAACCATCGAAAAGAAACATAAACATGCCCTTTTTTAATCCAGAAATAAGAAAGGATTTTGCATTTGGAAAATCATTTCTAGCTAGAGTTTCTATTATTTCTGTTTCTAAATCTGTCGCCGGATCGCTTAGTCTATGAAGTTCCAATAAAATGGGAATCGGCTGCCCTTTGTAGCTTTTTAACCCCTCCCGTGCATATTTCAATGCAAGATGCCTCATAAGCATTGTTTTCCCTGAACCGGGTGTTCCTATAACTGTTATCCGACCATCCAATCCCAAAGCCTGAAATGCATTCGTAAATTCTTTATTCTGACTTCCCACTACCTTTAGAGGAACATAAACATCCGCCATGTCTAATGGCTTCCCTTGCCTAAATGGAATCTTTAAATCGCTATATTCCTTGATTAGGGACCGACGGTATCTCTTTAGAGCAATTTTTCTTAAAATTCGGTAGCCAGCAAAATGAATATATAACTGCTCTAAAATTTTGCTAAAAAAATTTCCTATCCGAACCATTAAAGATTTCCCAAAAGCAACTAATAAAGTAGATATAAGTATAAAAATCCATGGCTTAGACAAAAATTTATCCCAATCACTAAGAACAGGTTTATTTTCTGTGTAAGTATTCTCATAGTGTTCATATACTTGCAAAAAACTAATTCCAACATCATCAGCGATTTCTCCATATAGTTCCTTTAACTCAATCGACTCTTTTAATGATCTTCCCTGCTGAATATCTTTCTTTGCCCGAATCTCTATTAAATGAAAAAGAGAATCCTTACTTATGGTTTGACAATAACCATTTATCGAACCAGAAAGGATAATAAAAAATAAAAGGCAGAACCTTATTTTGGTTCTACTTACATTAATTCTTACCATTTTTAAATCAGTCTTTGACTTTTAATGTAAGTAAAAAATTTATACTTCTGTAATTTTCATTTCTACACATCAACACTCTCTTTCTCTAAGTTATCCAACCTTGACACCTTGATCGATTCTATTACGTACAAAGATGAGACACCTGATGTACAGCGAATTATTCAAGGGTATATAAAAAAACACCCCAAAGAAGTCGTCAGGATTCCCTAATTTGAAAAAGGAATAGTAAAAACGACCCATGACACGGTATTTCATTTGCCTTTCATTCATTATTGCATATATCAACCTGAACGCACAAGTCTACAATGTCGCTCGATATTCCCTGGATGAAGGCCTGCATCAATCGCAGGTACTTGACATCATGCAGGATCGTAGGGGCTATCTATGGCTGGGAACCCATCGAGGCGTAAGTAAATTTGATGGAAACAACTTTCAGGTCTATGAGCCCCGAAGCAGCGAGATTCGAGGGAACTTTGTAAACATCCTGCTCGAAGATCGAAATGGAGACATTTGGGTAGGAACTGAGGAAGGACTCAGTCGCTATCATCCTTACACCTTCAAGCGATATAAAAATCCCGATGATATCAGCGGGGAAGCTATTCGTGCAATGTTGCAAACGCAAGATGGAAAGCTATGGATCGGAGGCCAGGCAGGCAACCTTTACCACTGGCATGAAGGAAAGTATTTAAAAAATAGCCTGCCCTGGAAAGATAAACCGGAAGAAA includes:
- a CDS encoding DUF2855 family protein gives rise to the protein MPHNQILVNKKNILSTQTREIESPSLAPGQVRLKLLKYALTSNNVTYAVTGYRIGYWNFFPVDEEWGIVPVWGFAEVVESGHEGLEVGEKVYGYFPMAEELTVTIGKLNEYGFIDAADHRQALPPIYNYYNRLKSDPTYIEAVEDYIPIIRPLFATSFLNYQFLKEEAFFGVNQIIISSASSKTALGLAYLLHEHQGEHGKQIIGLTSGRNVDFVKGTGFYDAVIEYGNVGEELADEDSLIVDMAGNGKLLQGIDKQLGEKLKFISMIGLTDWQTGVADLGLSQAKFFFAPTYAQKLFKEWGPVKANTAIAQNMGKFISQAKNWIKIQFIEEYGELEKLFVDMAKGKVDPGIGYIVKS
- a CDS encoding DUF4476 domain-containing protein; translated protein: MNKLFSLLFFLGLFPLISPAQNRMLTDVRLVIRQYEGESFCDQPMSELDFEEYKASIARIRSEKLRFEKFRTTVADQCLATPYLFQLMELFTNPSLEYDLLRLGFYYCFDIENYKNLAPYMQGQVYRDRLESFVRERTFSIRADVEGQRELLSPSELRRAVEVLASYNTDQARVATAKEFVRSNNMRAEQFREVVEQVRLNNGKMELLYYGYDYVYDPANYYAAYQELKRRDISKLDKFLEERPRPDEEEYTSSRDLGCTIILSKSEFDTHKRGIISKRFDSERLRFAKTLFDTYCFNVNELGECMEIFKNDADRLELAAYAYRRIYDPWNFYLLGGRFNSEAKAVDLFEAVGK
- a CDS encoding exonuclease domain-containing protein, producing MPNLYSIIDIETTGGNPKVDRITEIAIFLHDGEKVIDSFISLVNPMMPIPDFISRMTGIDNEMVSEAPKFYEIARQVVEMTEGSIFVAHNVRFDYSFIQKEFRQLGYTYSRKQLCTVKLARKLMPGDTSYSLKNLCKRLGITNEASHRAWGDARATTTLFEILLQKEKESFTEELISQELSISKLPPNISKSVVDGLPEETGVYYFLGKNAEILYVGKSNNIRKRIYSHFQGAHKAIRSMQMLDQIHDISYELTGSELIALLLENEEIKRIQPHFNRAQRRKQYKFGVYTRANKKGYLEFYVDPYDEEKYPIAGFSGRAHALSSLKRRGKKYELCPKLYGLEKGPGRCFHHQLHICRGACCGEEHAESYNERVRLAIQEINYGKNNLGDFLIVGEGRNYDERSIVMVQKGLYKGYAYVDASYMQQGLDTLIDSITYKDETPDVQRIIQGYIKKHPKEVVRIS
- a CDS encoding NACHT domain-containing protein; this encodes MVRINVSRTKIRFCLLFFIILSGSINGYCQTISKDSLFHLIEIRAKKDIQQGRSLKESIELKELYGEIADDVGISFLQVYEHYENTYTENKPVLSDWDKFLSKPWIFILISTLLVAFGKSLMVRIGNFFSKILEQLYIHFAGYRILRKIALKRYRRSLIKEYSDLKIPFRQGKPLDMADVYVPLKVVGSQNKEFTNAFQALGLDGRITVIGTPGSGKTMLMRHLALKYAREGLKSYKGQPIPILLELHRLSDPATDLETEIIETLARNDFPNAKSFLISGLKKGMFMFLFDGLDEVNQEIRDEVAQQLKDFIQIGPGCRVVVSCRSAVYHGEFADWNDRQLEIVEFDDKQIQNFLLAWKPEMPEGKSVDNLIQNIEERPRIMALARNPLMLTIVAYLYCDTTFILPHSRSEFYQRATDLLLDQWDQYKGNRNKFTTPQKKLVLQALAHFFQDRALNESKDRRSIPLESVLAKIKIILPSLNLPETHAQAILDEIVDRSGLLIKLDAGTRYQFTHLTLQEFFVAQDLKGKGDELIKKFNADPSAWREIVKLWCGLDQDCTKFIQKIIKDYPIVALECLGNAQQIQASVSEKLLNDYIDLLGTLRTDSDAIERGLSTVGADSRPRGKSLFKKLNEIIDGASTSIEKGNAAARVLSMTNLPQAAKVLSNSTKNNQRYRPYLVAMGNLSVPYLVEQAKNGQNWSVEALYKVGTVNSAINLVVLLWSEIDNIKFHAAWALGDLIRDSYVEESLREVVLTVPLDVEIFEWVWKPFQKSANDILGLIVGRVSFLIHSSTDEFTNSLEGSYNIDERLSIPLCIIASQGSKLKNLSDGEGKIVEEKLNIIVSEINPQILKINSREGFSMDSQLVDPQLIAKHIQPLANLFSDFKSWNRLFHCLRPGSQYELVKILSQSDIIPDEEDWKNVFYPTKYKFKKSFEYFGFLFTIFSAFGLMLWQIIGEAKNFYPFSDFSFAMMLCLLGSIGVVLMIYLILKSNLKGMDGSVSALGLLIVIPLVPFMNKQTFQFLDYNFDNYTILIINFIICLAIAVVYFSLESPPIHEFRNNFREFLIYFFPFVILSPLAWFVFDEFFSFELNISSIFCVTSFILFSSLIFYILQKDEDFNINLSSGEDTIIFLVIFLVLEFAGILPLYFLVKRIEELGVINILFFYILLVSVLCYLFIYSGLKKDRRARNPLQKLFHKNSIEKVERRKRFVLGLPYKWAKVVSEKLSN